The following coding sequences lie in one Chionomys nivalis chromosome 8, mChiNiv1.1, whole genome shotgun sequence genomic window:
- the Fth1 gene encoding ferritin heavy chain, with amino-acid sequence MTTASPSQVRQNYHQDSEAAINRQINLELYASYVYLSMSCYFDRDDVALRNFAKYFLHQSHEEREHAEKLMKLQNERGGRIFLQDIKKPDRDDWENGLNAMECALHLEKSVNQSLLELHKLATDKNDPHLCDFIETHYLSEQVKSIKELGDHVTNLRKMGAPEAGMAEYLFDKHTLGHSNQS; translated from the exons ATGACCACCGCGTCTCCCTCGCAAGTGCGCCAGAACTACCACCAGGACTCGGAGGCTGCCATCAACCGCCAGATCAACCTGGAACTGTATGCCTCCTACGTCTACCTGTCTATG TCTTGCTACTTCGACCGGGATGATGTGGCTCTGAGGAACTTTGCCAAATACTTTCTCCACCAATCTCATGAGGAGAGAGAACACGCTGAGAAACTGATGAAGCTGCAGAACGAACGAGGCGGCCGAATCTTCCTGCAGGATATCAAG AAACCAGACCGTGATGACTGGGAGAACGGGCTGAATGCAATGGAGTGTGCACTGCACCTGGAAAAGAGTGTGAATCAGTCACTACTGGAATTGCACAAACTGGCTACTGACAAAAATGACCCCCAC TTATGTGACTTCATTGAGACACATTACCTGAGTGAGCAGGTGAAATCCATCAAGGAACTGGGTGACCACGTGACCAACTTGCGCAAGATGGGAGCCCCTGAAGCTGGCATGGCAGAATATCTGTTTGACAAGCACACCCTGGGACATAGTAATCAGAGCTAA